One genomic segment of Dysosmobacter sp. Marseille-Q4140 includes these proteins:
- a CDS encoding class II aldolase/adducin family protein — MTFEAERALMCAVGKLLYDRGYAAANDGNLSMLVEPGRLLMTPSGVSKGRMTPDMLLVTDLEGRVLEGDRHPSSEMKMHLAVYRGRADVRAVVHAHPPVSTAFAVCRRGLETPYVAELAAGLGTVPCTPEFAMLSTEAVPRSVEPYLKDHNAVLLANHGALTWGGDLWEAFDRLETVEHTAKIVQNAQLLGDPVALTEAETAQLRSLRGMYQALRQKRDQ; from the coding sequence ATGACCTTTGAAGCGGAGCGGGCGCTGATGTGCGCCGTGGGAAAGCTGCTGTACGACCGGGGCTACGCCGCCGCCAACGACGGCAATCTCTCCATGCTGGTGGAGCCGGGGCGGCTGCTGATGACGCCCTCCGGCGTCAGTAAGGGCCGGATGACGCCGGATATGCTGCTGGTGACGGACCTGGAGGGTCGGGTGCTGGAAGGCGACCGGCACCCCTCCTCGGAGATGAAGATGCACCTGGCGGTCTACCGGGGCCGGGCCGATGTCCGGGCCGTGGTCCACGCCCACCCGCCGGTGTCCACGGCCTTTGCCGTGTGCCGCCGGGGGCTGGAGACGCCGTATGTCGCGGAGCTGGCGGCGGGCCTGGGCACCGTACCCTGCACGCCGGAATTCGCCATGCTCTCCACCGAGGCGGTGCCCCGCAGCGTGGAGCCGTACCTGAAAGACCACAACGCTGTGCTGCTGGCAAACCACGGCGCCCTGACCTGGGGCGGCGACCTGTGGGAGGCCTTCGACCGGCTGGAGACCGTGGAGCACACGGCGAAGATCGTGCAAAACGCGCAGCTGCTGGGGGACCCGGTGGCCCTGACGGAGGCGGAGACCGCGCAGCTGCGGAGCCTGCGGGGGATGTACCAGGCCCTGCGGCAGAAGCGGGACCAGTGA
- the mtnA gene encoding S-methyl-5-thioribose-1-phosphate isomerase translates to MADLKAVVAVENIRYDRKAEALYILDQSLLPGEEKEIRLRTVEEMVEAIRALRVRGAPAIGICAAYCMYVLAKSIRTEDRQVFLRELSRYGQILSDARPTAVNLSWAIREMMRTALEHLNDPRGPMLDALYERAVAIHKDDMDKCAAISEYGLSLVKDGDGILTHCNAGPLATSRYGTALGPILLGTERGMTFHVFSDETRPLLQGARLTSYELQRAGVDVTLICDNMASIVMKNGWVQACFVGCDRVAANGDTANKIGTSGVAILAKHYGIPFYVLGPTSTIDMDCPDGAHIPIEERDPNEIKTMWYEKPMALAEVKCYNPAFDVTDHDLITAIITERGICRPPYTKSLKALFRD, encoded by the coding sequence ATGGCAGACCTGAAGGCCGTGGTGGCCGTGGAGAATATCCGGTACGACCGGAAGGCGGAGGCGTTGTACATCCTGGACCAGTCCCTGCTGCCGGGAGAGGAGAAGGAGATCCGCCTGCGGACGGTGGAGGAGATGGTGGAGGCCATCCGGGCCTTGCGGGTCCGGGGCGCCCCGGCCATCGGCATCTGCGCCGCCTACTGTATGTACGTGCTGGCCAAGTCCATCCGGACGGAGGACCGGCAGGTGTTTTTGCGGGAGCTGAGCCGCTACGGCCAGATCCTCTCCGACGCCCGGCCCACGGCGGTGAACCTCAGCTGGGCCATCCGGGAGATGATGCGCACCGCCCTGGAGCATCTGAACGACCCCCGGGGCCCCATGCTGGACGCCCTGTACGAGCGGGCGGTGGCTATCCACAAAGACGACATGGACAAGTGCGCCGCCATCTCGGAGTATGGGCTGTCCCTGGTGAAGGACGGAGACGGCATCCTCACCCACTGCAACGCCGGCCCCTTGGCTACCTCCCGGTACGGCACGGCCCTGGGCCCCATCCTGCTGGGCACGGAGCGGGGCATGACCTTCCACGTGTTCTCCGACGAGACCCGGCCCCTTCTCCAGGGCGCACGCCTGACCAGCTATGAGCTCCAGCGGGCGGGGGTGGATGTGACGCTGATCTGCGACAACATGGCCTCCATCGTGATGAAGAACGGATGGGTCCAGGCCTGCTTCGTGGGCTGCGACCGGGTGGCGGCCAACGGCGACACCGCCAACAAGATCGGCACCTCCGGCGTGGCCATTCTGGCAAAGCACTACGGCATCCCCTTCTACGTGCTGGGCCCCACCTCCACCATCGACATGGACTGCCCCGACGGGGCCCACATCCCCATCGAGGAGCGGGACCCGAATGAGATCAAGACCATGTGGTATGAAAAGCCCATGGCCCTGGCGGAGGTCAAGTGCTACAACCCGGCCTTCGACGTGACGGACCACGACCTCATCACCGCCATCATCACGGAAAGGGGCATCTGCCGCCCGCCCTACACCAAGAGCCTGAAAGCGCTGTTCCGGGACTGA
- a CDS encoding cupin domain-containing protein: protein MITRSENCPRRDACVQKGKGLIHMKDLTDKEGLYGHGRLFAHVTVDPGCSIGYHPHDHETEFYYIIKGEAVFSDNGVESVVRAGDICATGYGESHGLENRTDEPVELIALIAME from the coding sequence ATGATCACCCGCAGCGAAAACTGTCCCCGCCGGGACGCCTGCGTCCAGAAGGGCAAGGGCCTGATCCACATGAAGGACCTGACCGACAAGGAGGGCCTGTACGGCCACGGCCGCCTGTTCGCCCACGTCACCGTGGACCCGGGCTGCTCCATCGGCTATCACCCCCATGACCACGAGACGGAGTTCTACTATATCATTAAGGGCGAAGCGGTGTTCAGCGACAACGGCGTGGAATCCGTGGTCCGCGCCGGCGACATCTGCGCCACCGGCTACGGCGAATCCCACGGGCTGGAGAACCGGACCGATGAGCCGGTGGAGCTGATCGCCCTGATCGCCATGGAGTGA
- a CDS encoding aminotransferase class I/II-fold pyridoxal phosphate-dependent enzyme, producing MPQPLSQRTADFTDSVIRRMTRVSLKYGAVNLSQGFPDFDPPQAILDRLAQVAHEGPHQYSVTWGAQNFREALAKKQTHYMGRTIDPDKEIVATCGSTEAMMCAMMTVTNPGDKVIVFSPFYENYGADTILSGAEPIYVPLHPPAFTFDVDELEAAFRQGAKALVLCNPSNPCGRVFTREELLTIAEMATRYDTYVITDEVYEHIVYAPHQHTYFATLPGMWSRTLSCSSLSKTYSITGWRLGYIIAPEEIIDRAKKVHDFLTVGCAAPLQEAVIPGLEFGQDYYDELLAKYTHKKELFLKGLDDLHIVHNDPEGAYYVLLDISEYGYDSDLQFCKNLAREVGVGAVPGSSFFREPVNHLIRLHFAKNDDTLNEALNRLERIQKLKK from the coding sequence ATGCCCCAGCCTCTGTCCCAGCGCACCGCTGATTTTACCGACTCCGTGATCCGGCGCATGACCCGGGTCTCCCTGAAATACGGCGCCGTGAACCTGTCCCAGGGATTCCCGGACTTTGATCCGCCCCAGGCGATCCTGGACCGGCTGGCCCAGGTGGCCCACGAGGGGCCCCACCAGTACTCCGTCACCTGGGGCGCTCAGAACTTCCGGGAGGCCCTGGCAAAAAAGCAGACCCACTACATGGGCCGCACCATTGACCCCGACAAGGAGATCGTGGCTACCTGCGGGTCCACCGAGGCCATGATGTGCGCCATGATGACTGTCACCAACCCCGGCGACAAGGTGATCGTGTTCTCCCCCTTCTATGAGAACTACGGGGCGGACACCATCCTCTCCGGGGCGGAGCCCATCTACGTGCCCCTCCATCCCCCGGCATTCACCTTCGACGTGGACGAGCTGGAGGCCGCCTTCCGCCAGGGGGCCAAGGCCCTGGTGCTGTGCAATCCCTCCAACCCCTGCGGCCGGGTGTTCACCCGGGAGGAGCTGCTGACCATCGCCGAGATGGCCACCCGGTACGACACCTACGTCATCACCGACGAGGTGTATGAGCACATCGTCTACGCCCCCCATCAGCACACCTACTTCGCCACATTGCCGGGAATGTGGAGCCGGACCCTGTCCTGCTCCTCCCTGTCCAAGACCTACTCCATCACCGGCTGGCGCCTGGGCTACATCATCGCCCCGGAGGAGATCATCGACCGGGCCAAGAAGGTCCACGACTTTTTGACCGTGGGCTGCGCCGCGCCGCTGCAGGAGGCAGTGATCCCGGGGCTGGAGTTCGGCCAGGACTACTACGACGAGCTGCTGGCCAAGTACACCCACAAGAAGGAGCTGTTCTTGAAGGGCCTGGACGACCTGCACATCGTCCACAACGACCCGGAGGGCGCCTACTACGTGCTGCTGGACATCAGCGAGTACGGCTATGACAGCGACCTCCAGTTCTGCAAGAACCTGGCCCGGGAGGTGGGCGTGGGCGCCGTGCCCGGCTCCAGCTTCTTCCGGGAGCCGGTGAACCACCTGATCCGCCTCCACTTCGCCAAGAACGACGACACCCTCAACGAGGCCCTCAACCGCCTGGAGCGGATTCAGAAGCTGAAGAAATGA
- a CDS encoding DUF4179 domain-containing protein, whose amino-acid sequence MSNPFEYKDAMNALHYTDEQKSLLAAQAAQAAQSARRTERRTRRPLLRTALIAACLTAALAVTAGATGVLKSAAEAFAPIFGGSAAQTEIIDKIGYPVGASDTDNGITITADAVLGDRYNAAIVFTITRDDGTALLPAGAEDAMLLVRGGGVDLDILGGTHGGSWFVDEDPTDDTVQLIQTVSSDVPINDCTATAKFEDLWLWDEESGESVPFAEGTWKLRFDVRYEDASVTLGGGETFAQDGMTFTIDAVTVSPVAFKVDYTVDSEVRWSDSGSGQQSEADSREMQRYFENVEILLNKTDGTILDLSGAGGSISPDHGTTVCSKSNFFSEILPMEEIASIRVGGVVFPLA is encoded by the coding sequence ATGAGCAATCCGTTTGAATATAAGGACGCCATGAATGCCCTGCACTACACCGACGAGCAAAAATCCCTCCTGGCAGCGCAGGCGGCCCAGGCCGCCCAGTCCGCCCGCCGGACGGAGCGGCGCACCCGCCGCCCCCTGCTGCGCACGGCGCTGATCGCCGCCTGCCTGACGGCGGCCCTGGCCGTCACCGCCGGTGCCACCGGCGTGCTCAAATCCGCCGCGGAGGCCTTCGCCCCCATCTTCGGCGGCAGCGCCGCCCAGACGGAGATCATCGACAAGATCGGCTATCCCGTGGGCGCCAGCGACACGGACAATGGCATCACCATCACCGCCGACGCGGTCCTGGGCGACCGGTACAACGCCGCCATCGTCTTTACCATCACCCGGGACGACGGCACCGCCCTGCTGCCTGCCGGAGCGGAGGACGCCATGCTGCTGGTCCGGGGCGGCGGTGTGGATCTGGACATCCTGGGCGGCACCCACGGCGGCAGCTGGTTTGTGGACGAGGACCCCACCGACGACACCGTCCAGCTGATCCAGACCGTCAGTTCTGACGTGCCCATCAACGACTGCACCGCCACGGCAAAGTTTGAAGACCTCTGGCTCTGGGACGAGGAGAGCGGCGAATCTGTTCCCTTCGCGGAGGGGACCTGGAAGCTCCGCTTCGACGTGCGCTACGAGGACGCCTCCGTCACCCTGGGCGGCGGCGAGACCTTCGCTCAAGACGGCATGACGTTCACTATCGACGCCGTCACCGTCTCCCCGGTGGCCTTCAAGGTGGACTACACCGTGGACAGCGAGGTCCGGTGGAGCGACAGCGGCAGCGGTCAGCAGAGCGAGGCCGACAGCCGGGAGATGCAGCGGTACTTTGAAAACGTGGAGATCCTGCTGAACAAGACCGACGGCACGATCCTGGATCTCAGCGGCGCCGGCGGCAGCATCAGCCCCGACCACGGCACCACCGTCTGCTCCAAGAGCAATTTCTTCAGCGAGATCCTGCCCATGGAGGAGATTGCGAGCATCCGCGTCGGCGGTGTGGTGTTCCCCCTGGCGTAA
- the spoIIID gene encoding sporulation transcriptional regulator SpoIIID — translation MKGNMEERAERLAQYIIENRTTVRAAAQKFGISKSTVHKDISERLPQFNRALYLQVKEVLDVNKAQRHIRGGIATRKKYRGQ, via the coding sequence TTGAAGGGTAACATGGAGGAGCGGGCGGAGCGCCTGGCTCAGTACATTATAGAAAACCGGACCACGGTCCGGGCCGCCGCGCAGAAATTCGGCATCAGCAAGTCCACTGTGCACAAGGATATCTCCGAACGGCTGCCCCAGTTCAACCGGGCCCTCTATCTTCAGGTGAAGGAGGTCCTGGATGTCAACAAGGCCCAGCGGCACATCCGGGGCGGCATCGCCACGCGAAAAAAGTACCGCGGCCAGTGA
- a CDS encoding sigma-70 family RNA polymerase sigma factor, which produces MNQTQQQAQRLAETYADPILRLSYAYLKNTHDAQDVCQTVFVKLLTEPREFESPQHERAYVLRMAANACKDILKSPWRRRTCGLEAVLEVPAPEAEEGTVLSAVNTLPPHYRAVIYLFYYEGYQAAEIGAILGVPTATVHTRLARGRAKLKTLLGGTEYEQSV; this is translated from the coding sequence ATGAACCAAACCCAACAACAGGCCCAGCGCCTGGCGGAAACCTACGCGGACCCCATCCTCCGCCTCAGCTACGCCTACCTGAAAAACACCCACGATGCCCAGGACGTGTGCCAAACGGTGTTCGTCAAGCTGCTGACGGAGCCCCGGGAATTCGAGAGCCCCCAGCACGAGCGGGCCTACGTCCTGCGGATGGCGGCCAACGCCTGCAAGGATATTCTGAAAAGCCCCTGGCGCAGGCGCACCTGCGGCCTGGAGGCGGTGCTGGAGGTCCCGGCGCCGGAGGCGGAGGAGGGCACCGTCCTCTCGGCGGTCAACACCCTGCCGCCCCACTACCGGGCGGTCATCTACCTCTTTTACTACGAGGGATATCAGGCCGCAGAGATCGGCGCCATCCTGGGGGTCCCCACCGCCACGGTCCACACCCGCCTGGCCCGGGGCCGGGCCAAGCTGAAAACTTTACTGGGAGGAACTGAATATGAGCAATCCGTTTGA
- a CDS encoding MerR family transcriptional regulator, whose protein sequence is MTSKEIELRSGVPRANIRYYEAEGLLSPRRAKNGYREYSEKDLETLEKIKLLRRLGVSVEELRNLRRGTEALPAVLDRRLAELGGEQASLERVRQVCGAVRSAGVGFDALDAGKYLRDLDAPALPEESGGTWWRQPEAPPLPAADTLPTVCSIPRRLIARMLDQFFLAMVLLTALCLLGQNPAQLNDLAVNLGLAVLLALVEPLLLRLFGTTPGKALMGLHLARSDGGRLSWSDGFTRYLMMLWCGLGFGLPIWSLIQMYRTVRRCLDEEPQPWDADIAYTARPFRLRNLAATAAALALVIGVGEAVNSAALMPPNRGDLTVAEFAENFNRQAAYLGMDFGGELDSQGVFRERPEEPNVIRVSVSQEIPGADQFRYTVEDGRLTAVTLSGEVRNSFDWYSLPEYRMAAVLAAFAWAREDAPFWTSGKKRQLAVFDELDWDRGFTLRQGDVTMTLETEMDGFSATTMGIAFPDTKGGENHFAFTFTMALEE, encoded by the coding sequence ATGACCAGTAAGGAAATCGAACTGCGCTCCGGTGTGCCCCGGGCCAACATCCGCTACTACGAGGCGGAGGGGCTGCTGAGTCCCCGGCGGGCGAAAAACGGCTACCGGGAATACAGCGAGAAAGACCTGGAGACGTTGGAGAAGATCAAGCTGCTGCGGCGGCTGGGGGTCAGCGTGGAGGAGCTGCGGAACCTGCGCCGGGGGACGGAGGCTCTCCCCGCCGTGCTGGACCGGCGTCTGGCGGAGCTGGGCGGCGAGCAGGCGTCGCTGGAGCGGGTGCGGCAGGTGTGCGGCGCGGTCCGCTCAGCGGGGGTCGGCTTCGACGCCCTGGACGCCGGGAAGTACCTCCGGGACCTGGACGCCCCGGCCCTGCCGGAGGAGAGCGGGGGGACCTGGTGGCGCCAGCCGGAGGCGCCGCCCCTGCCGGCGGCGGACACGCTGCCCACGGTGTGCAGCATCCCCCGGCGGCTGATTGCCCGGATGCTGGATCAGTTTTTCCTGGCCATGGTTCTGCTGACGGCGCTGTGTCTCCTGGGACAAAATCCGGCCCAGCTGAACGATCTGGCTGTGAACCTGGGGCTCGCGGTGCTGCTGGCGCTGGTGGAGCCGCTGCTGCTGCGCCTGTTTGGCACCACCCCGGGCAAGGCCCTCATGGGCCTGCATCTGGCCCGGAGCGACGGCGGGCGGCTGTCCTGGTCCGACGGCTTCACCCGCTACCTCATGATGCTCTGGTGCGGTCTGGGCTTCGGCCTCCCCATCTGGTCGCTGATCCAGATGTACCGGACGGTGCGGCGCTGCCTGGATGAGGAGCCCCAGCCCTGGGACGCGGACATCGCCTATACGGCCCGGCCCTTCCGGCTGCGGAACCTGGCGGCCACCGCCGCGGCGCTGGCCCTGGTCATTGGCGTGGGCGAGGCGGTCAACAGCGCCGCCCTGATGCCGCCCAACCGGGGGGACCTGACGGTGGCGGAATTTGCGGAGAACTTCAACCGCCAGGCGGCGTACCTGGGGATGGACTTCGGCGGGGAGCTGGACAGCCAGGGCGTCTTTCGGGAGCGGCCGGAGGAGCCCAATGTGATCCGCGTTTCCGTCAGTCAGGAGATCCCCGGCGCGGACCAGTTCCGCTACACCGTGGAGGACGGGCGGCTCACCGCCGTGACGCTGTCCGGTGAAGTGCGGAACAGCTTTGACTGGTACAGCCTGCCGGAGTACCGCATGGCGGCGGTCCTGGCCGCCTTTGCCTGGGCCCGGGAGGACGCGCCCTTCTGGACCTCTGGAAAGAAGCGGCAGCTGGCGGTGTTTGACGAGCTGGACTGGGACCGGGGCTTCACCCTGCGCCAGGGCGATGTGACCATGACGCTGGAGACGGAGATGGACGGTTTTTCCGCAACGACAATGGGGATCGCCTTCCCCGACACCAAGGGCGGGGAGAACCATTTCGCCTTCACCTTCACCATGGCATTGGAGGAATGA
- a CDS encoding nitroreductase, with protein sequence MNETLKVLKERRSIRKYKKEQVAAETLDAILDAGTWAASAKGGQAAVMVLVQDPETISYMSALNAEIQGRPGTDPFYGAPTVVVVLADGETPNWLQDGSLVMGNLMTAAWALGVGSCWINRAMELFDRPEGKELLKKWGLPETYRGVGNCILGYIDGDVPAPKPRKEHYIYRP encoded by the coding sequence GTGAACGAGACGCTGAAGGTATTGAAAGAGCGCAGAAGCATCCGCAAATACAAGAAGGAGCAGGTGGCGGCGGAGACCCTGGATGCCATTCTGGACGCCGGCACCTGGGCTGCCTCCGCCAAGGGCGGCCAGGCGGCGGTGATGGTGCTGGTCCAGGATCCGGAGACCATCTCCTATATGTCCGCCCTGAACGCCGAGATCCAGGGCAGGCCCGGCACGGATCCCTTCTACGGCGCTCCCACCGTGGTGGTGGTCCTGGCCGACGGGGAGACCCCCAACTGGCTCCAGGACGGCTCTCTGGTCATGGGCAACCTGATGACGGCGGCCTGGGCTCTGGGCGTGGGCTCCTGCTGGATCAACCGGGCCATGGAGCTGTTCGACCGGCCCGAGGGCAAGGAGCTGCTGAAGAAGTGGGGCCTGCCGGAGACGTACCGGGGCGTGGGCAACTGCATCCTGGGCTACATCGACGGCGACGTGCCCGCTCCCAAGCCCCGGAAGGAGCACTACATCTATCGCCCGTAA
- a CDS encoding MarR family transcriptional regulator, which translates to MDPTKRRIRKIDRDVQRFVAHALHNTSLSLSDYEMVQTVHHRPGITQGELCRRYSQDKSTVARRAAKLEKEGYIQRLPSDEDRRSKHLYVTDKGLALRNQKIDAEVFYFSWLTAELTEEEISVLVPLLDKLHARSRGERLEDFVHILSEYRETHSKQAE; encoded by the coding sequence ATGGACCCCACCAAGCGGAGGATCCGCAAAATCGACCGGGACGTGCAGCGTTTCGTGGCCCACGCCCTCCACAACACCAGCCTGAGCCTGTCGGACTATGAGATGGTTCAGACCGTCCACCACCGGCCCGGCATCACCCAGGGGGAGCTGTGCCGGCGGTACAGTCAGGACAAGAGCACCGTGGCCCGCCGGGCCGCCAAGCTGGAGAAGGAGGGCTACATCCAGCGCCTGCCCAGCGACGAGGACCGCCGCAGCAAGCACCTGTATGTGACGGACAAGGGCCTGGCTCTGCGGAACCAGAAGATCGACGCGGAGGTCTTTTATTTCTCCTGGCTGACGGCGGAGCTGACGGAGGAGGAAATTTCGGTTCTGGTCCCCCTGCTGGACAAGCTCCATGCCCGCAGCCGCGGCGAGCGGCTGGAGGACTTCGTCCACATCCTTTCGGAATACCGCGAGACCCATTCCAAACAGGCTGAATAA
- a CDS encoding MerR family transcriptional regulator, with product MTSKEMEVRSGVPRANIRYYEAEGLLSPRRAKNGYREYSEKDLETLEKIKLLRRLGVSVEELRNLRRGTEALPAVLDRRLAELEGEQASLERVRQVCGAVRSAGVGFDALDAGRYLRDLDAPALPEKSGGTWWRQPEAPPLPAADTLPTVGNPVRRLVARSIDETLYLLVFLIPLALSSYGLDAGSEWFAFLLSKLLELLAEPLLLHLFGTTPGKVLMGLRLSRPGGGRLSVKQGAARLAGIYGCQILLAIPVVGWFVLYRCLKRCVEDEPQPWDRETAYRSVSEAYPWWLVLLGLGLAGLIAYMVRWTQATLPPNRGDLTVAEFAENVNQQKAYLDGYVDGAMDTAGQWEGYRDAHRFWKQTEFSYQTEGDVVTAVTVRADGTLDMSYPLTLPQSALASAMALAWAQEGAPFWKSSRDRRLEELERMGVGDWTIQWEGLEITCDADMRWVTGSTTEALWGTVTLTLALEK from the coding sequence ATGACCAGCAAGGAGATGGAGGTGCGCTCCGGTGTGCCCCGGGCCAACATCCGCTACTACGAGGCGGAGGGGCTGCTGAGTCCCCGGCGGGCGAAAAACGGCTACCGGGAATACAGCGAGAAAGACCTGGAGACGTTGGAGAAGATCAAGCTGCTGCGGCGGCTGGGGGTCAGCGTGGAGGAGCTGCGGAACCTGCGCCGGGGGACGGAGGCTCTCCCCGCCGTGCTGGACCGGCGTCTGGCGGAGCTGGAGGGCGAGCAGGCGTCGCTGGAGCGGGTGCGGCAGGTGTGCGGCGCGGTCCGCTCAGCGGGGGTCGGCTTCGACGCCCTGGACGCCGGGCGGTACCTCCGGGACCTGGACGCCCCGGCCCTGCCGGAGAAGAGCGGGGGGACCTGGTGGCGCCAGCCGGAGGCGCCGCCCCTGCCGGCGGCGGACACGCTGCCCACGGTCGGCAATCCGGTCCGGCGGTTGGTGGCCCGGTCCATCGATGAGACGCTGTATCTGCTGGTGTTTCTGATCCCCCTGGCGCTGTCCTCCTACGGGCTGGACGCGGGCAGCGAATGGTTCGCGTTTTTGCTGTCCAAGCTGCTGGAACTGCTGGCGGAGCCGCTGCTGCTGCACCTGTTCGGCACCACCCCGGGCAAGGTCCTCATGGGCCTGCGGCTCAGCCGACCCGGCGGCGGGCGGCTGTCCGTGAAACAGGGGGCGGCCCGCCTGGCGGGGATCTATGGCTGTCAGATCCTGCTGGCCATTCCCGTGGTGGGCTGGTTCGTGCTGTACCGGTGCCTGAAGCGGTGCGTGGAGGACGAGCCTCAGCCCTGGGACCGGGAGACCGCCTACCGCAGCGTCAGCGAGGCATATCCCTGGTGGCTGGTGCTGCTGGGACTGGGCCTTGCGGGGCTCATCGCCTATATGGTGCGGTGGACCCAGGCGACTTTGCCGCCCAACCGGGGAGACCTGACGGTGGCGGAGTTCGCGGAGAACGTCAACCAGCAGAAGGCATATCTCGATGGCTATGTGGACGGCGCCATGGACACGGCGGGTCAGTGGGAGGGCTATCGGGACGCGCACCGCTTCTGGAAGCAGACGGAGTTTTCCTACCAGACGGAGGGAGACGTGGTGACGGCCGTGACGGTGCGGGCGGATGGGACGCTGGATATGAGCTATCCGCTGACGCTGCCCCAGTCCGCGCTGGCGTCGGCCATGGCCCTGGCCTGGGCGCAGGAGGGCGCGCCCTTCTGGAAATCCAGCCGGGACCGGCGGCTGGAGGAGCTGGAGCGCATGGGCGTGGGAGACTGGACGATCCAGTGGGAGGGCCTGGAGATCACCTGCGACGCGGATATGCGGTGGGTGACCGGGTCCACCACCGAGGCCCTGTGGGGGACGGTGACCCTCACCCTGGCGCTGGAAAAATAA
- the deoD gene encoding purine-nucleoside phosphorylase — translation MAIQESPSASIAAEEGLIAKAVLMPGDPLRAKYVAEHYLENPVCFNTVRNMLGYTGTYKGKKISVMGHGMGVPSVGIYSYELYQFFGVDTIIRIGSAGGIGDNVKVRDVVIALGASTNSHFADQYRFPGQLCATADYGLLKDAVAAAERLGVRADVGQVFTADQFYNDNPEAGEMYRKFGILALEMEAAGLYWTAQRLGKRALAILTISDHIFTGEALNAQERQDSFHEMMEIALETAWKSLED, via the coding sequence ATGGCAATCCAGGAATCCCCCTCCGCCTCCATCGCGGCGGAAGAAGGTCTCATCGCCAAGGCGGTGCTGATGCCCGGCGACCCACTGCGGGCCAAGTATGTGGCGGAGCACTATCTGGAAAACCCCGTGTGCTTCAACACCGTGCGCAACATGCTGGGCTACACCGGCACCTACAAGGGCAAGAAGATCTCCGTCATGGGCCACGGCATGGGCGTGCCCTCTGTGGGCATTTACAGCTATGAGCTCTACCAGTTTTTCGGCGTGGACACCATCATCCGCATCGGCTCCGCCGGCGGTATCGGGGACAACGTGAAGGTCCGGGACGTGGTGATTGCCCTGGGCGCGTCCACCAACTCCCACTTTGCCGACCAGTACCGCTTCCCCGGCCAGCTGTGCGCCACCGCGGACTACGGCCTGCTGAAGGACGCCGTGGCGGCGGCGGAGCGCCTGGGCGTCCGGGCGGATGTGGGCCAGGTATTCACTGCCGACCAGTTTTACAACGACAACCCCGAGGCCGGGGAGATGTACCGAAAGTTCGGCATCCTGGCCCTGGAGATGGAGGCGGCGGGACTGTACTGGACCGCCCAGCGGCTGGGCAAGCGGGCCCTGGCCATTCTCACCATTTCCGACCACATCTTCACCGGGGAGGCCCTGAACGCCCAGGAGCGGCAGGACTCCTTCCACGAGATGATGGAGATCGCCCTGGAGACCGCCTGGAAGTCTTTGGAGGATTAA